The genomic interval ACACCGACAGGGAGCGGAATGTCGCATTATGACGTGTCAGTGCATTCCGGTGGGACCCTCTCCCCTTTCCACTGACCGCGCAGACAGGTATggaagtcagacagacaggtatgaAAGTCAGACTGACAGGTATgaaagtcagacagacacacacacagacacacatggtaCTGGTTCTTTATGATTCGTGTGTAGTGAAAAGCACTGTGCAAATGTCACAACATATTGTTACGTCTACTGTCTACAGATACGGTAACCTCCCTTGTAATCAAGCCACACGGACCGAGACACCTCGAGTGGAGGACACATCCCGAGCTGTTGTTTTCAGCAGGATGCGGGTTTCATGTTTAGTTAGGCTAGCTGACTGCGACCTGTTGTTCACCATGCCAGCCCGTATAGTTCCCGCTAAAGGTTGTCAGCTCGTGCCTCCGTGTGAGGGTGTGAAGCATTCTGCGGATGAATTGTGCACTCCCACTTTCCCCCACCTCgcctccctcactcactcactcctccacctccactcccttcctctctctccacctgttctccctccctctctctccacctcccctccctccctctctctccacctgttctccttcctttctctccacacctctcctcccttcctttctccccAGCACTCTCACCTCCattcctcccactctccccacctctccacctctcccttcctcccaacctctctttcttccctctctcccatctctctttcctccctccattctccctCCCCACATCTTTCATCTTATcttattctgtctttctctccctccgcTTTTCTCTCATGTTGTTCCatgcacaaacgcacacacacacacacacagactaacaaacacactaccacacaaacacattttgtaatcaGCGTCTCTCTGCACGCTGTTGCACGTCGCTGTCTGTGGTTCTGGAAGGGAAAAGTCTTGAGGTCTATGCTACAGTCGAAGGGGAAAGCGcgtgagacagaaagacagtcgACCGAGTCTCATTCAGCTGAGCGCATTACTGTAATTATAGAAGTGTATGTTTTAATTGCAGTGTGTGTCGAGCTCACAAGCATAAGCTAGATGAGGAATACTGCTCTGTATTTCAGTACTCCTGTCTGCACATAACTGCAGCTCACTCACGGCGAAAGCGTAACGTTCTGATTCCACTGCGCCATtgcctcaaacacacacacagacacacacagaggcacacgcacatatacacacagaggCTCACACTCTTTGTAATTTCTAGGATGCTGTATGACATTTATGTCATGTATGTCCGCTGGCCGGTTGACCAGATTTTTATAccatttacatttctgtttaatcAAGCATCGTATTAGGCTGAACACCGTTTTGTTTCCAACCGACGTTTTTCTCTGTGTGCACAGGGTGAAATCGGTATGCACCAGTTCCTCGAAGTGGGCATCCTCATTATTCACCTGCATGCGCAGTGCTCGCCCTTCGATCTAACATATAGGGTAACTTGCTATGTTGTGTAATATTTCGCGCGCCGATGCTCTAGCTGGCGGGTGGGTTTCAGTGTAGAAAATGAATCTTCAAGAGAATCCCCTCTGAAACGTCACACAGCCGTGTTTCCTTATTAGGTAGAGGGATATCCCAGCGTCACATCCTCTGTCCATGTTTGGGCATGATGCTACGCAGCGGGGGAATCCTCGCGGACGTTGAACCAATAGCGGGAGGAGGGGTTACCTAGCAGCCAGGAAAGTATAAAAGGAAGATGTTCCAGCAAACCGTATCATTCAGATCCATCGACATTAACGGAATACTGCAACCACATAAAACCTAAGACTAATCTTCACCGATCCGAGGGAATCCCCACAACCAAGGATCTAATCAGATTAACAATTTGAAGATTGAGCATTTAACTGATTTAACTGACCAGTAGATCGGTTCATTGCATCCGGACCTGCTATTAATAACGGGATTAGGCGGTGTTTCCTCAGACACTTCTTCTTTCCGAGACCTTACGGGATCCATTAACATGCTTTTCACCGAGGAAGACCTTTTCATGTCTGAGTTCGAGGACGCGTGCAGCGCCTGGGTGGACAGCGTCGGCTCAGAGAACTCGAGCACCGACGGAACCGACTCGGACGTCGAATCACCCTCACAACAAGGTGGGTCTACCTTCTCTGTGTTTCAgacacactccctccctctctcctggcaGCTTACATCAATAATCAATTAATGCATTGTGTTTGAAATGCTAATTAACAACTCATAAAGAATTGTGTTATATCCTGTATCCTTATGCAATTGTTTTGAATGCATAAAGGCATAAGCCAGTAAAAGTAGCCTACATGTTACTTATTTTAATGTAGTTTCAAGCTCCTTGTCACCCGCTAGTCTACTTAGTATACAGGTGCTGCCTGTAATATTAATagtaacaatgtatttttttttatcactcaGGTTGTGTTTTTTCCCCGGGTACCGATGGGTCTGATTCGGATTTCTTCTCAGACCTGAGCGATTGTTCGTCAGACAGCATTTCCCCGTCTCTAACCTTTACTGGGAGCTTCTACGCGGAGCCGGTACCGCCCTGCAGTACTGAAGCCCTGCTCAACATGATTACGGAGATCGTGGGAATCTGCACCGCGGAGGACCAGGCGACCAGCGGGTCCACCTCCCTTGCCGCCCCTGCCTCTACCGAGCTCTGCTCTCCAACCACCGAGCCTTCTTCTAGCAGCTATTGCAACCCGGCTCTGGCCGAGATTCCTGCTGTCCCTACCGGCGTAGTAATGCAGACTCTCCCTACTGGTCCTGTGGTGGTCAAGACCGAGGTGAACAGCAGCTGTCACTTCTCCCACCCGGGTCCAGATACCTTTCCCACGGGCAGCTTGGAGCAGCTCATCCCGCTGTCTGGTCTGTCGCTGGACCACCAGGTGGATGTCAAGGATTTACTAGACTCTCTGCTGCTCACCGAAATTAAGTCAGAGTCTGACATTAAACAGGAGCCGTGCTTTATGGAAGACTGGGCTCAGAACTACTCAGTACCGGCTAACGGAAGCTACGTAAACAACAGCTTCCTGGAACTCCAGACTGGGGTCTCAGCGCAGCAGCAGGAGGGCGCTTGCGGAGACCTGGCCGCCTTTACAgcttctctgtcctcctcctctctggacGCTCTCCTCGCATCTTTGCTCCCTGGTGCGTTCCCGAAGAGCAGGGGCGTGCACTCGACTGCAGGAGGGAGCAAAGCGACTTGCCAGTCTAGGACCGGGGCGGTGAAAGTGAAGCCGTTCCCGTGTCCCATCACCGGCTGCGAGAGGCGCTTTTCCCGCTCAGACGAGCTCAACCGCCACGTGCGCATCCACACAGGCCACAAGCCGTTTCAGTGCACAATCTGCCTGCGCAGTTTCAGCCGGAGCGACCACCTGaccacgcacacgcgcacacacacgggAGAGAAACCCTTCTCTTGCGAGGTGTGCGGAAAGCGGTTTGCACGCAGCGACGAGCGAAAGAGGCACGGGCGTGTGCACGTGAAGCAGCAGCTGAAAGCTCAGATGATGGCCGCCTACAACCTGGCCTTCCCGGGTGGAGTCTGAACTGTTCTTTAAATCCATAAAGTTGGCCTAGCGGCCCTGAGTTTCAATCTGCTCGATAGAAGACTTCGGTTGTTCCACTGGCTTCGGTTGGATCCGTCTTCCCAGTAACGCTGGCTATTGGCCCGTTTGAGTTGGAGGGGCGATTTTAAAACGGCAGTCGGTTAAAAAACGGTTGAAAGGAAAGAATGTCCTCTTCTCTTGTCGGTGGGACATGGAAGGTGGAACTCTTTTAGAACCTCGGAACGTTCTCTTTGACATTCTATGTAGATGTTTGACTGTCACTCTGTAGTGTAAACGGACAGAAAACGAGAGAGAAGTATAAGGTGTTTCAGGACCTCCACGAGTGGACagctctcctcctccctgcctgtctgtccgcaCAAACTGAAACATACAGCATTTTGGCTACAGCACTTTTCCCCCTCACTCGCCAGTTCGGATTGTAAACTGTTAcagtattgaaatgttttgtgcagCATTGTGTTCCAGATATGACGTTGGCCTATATTTTAATATACTAATATCTAATGTGGGagtttaactgtaacttttCTCTACGTGGGTTCACCTTTCTAAAGCCTTGaaatatcatatatatatatatatatattttatcattgaaaatatatattttaaaatcttCAATCAAATTCTATTCTCTCAATCATATTTTTCTACCTGTACAAGCCtacatttctattttcaaaGTCTTCATCTTTCCTGTGATAGAAAatattatattgtatatttttaaaatgtcctcAAATGTGCCATAAAAACCTCTAACGGTCACAGATGTATGCCGCTACTTTTCGGCCGGACAGGGTGTGCCTAATGACACTGTTTCATTCAGGGTCGGCTGGCTCTTGACTGGTAAATGTGAGGAATAATGGTAGTCTTGGAGTTTGATGTACTTCTACATTCATGCAAGACTCACTGCGAAAACAATATCCAACATTGTAGTTGATGAACGAAGTAGCACACATTGCTGTGCGTTTATGTACAATCAATATGACTGCAAAGTATTGTCTTGTTCAGGCATGAAAACAGTTGTGTTTTTGTTCCAAAGGAAAACCTTGTGTTATAATGTTGCATGATGGTTATGAAATAAAAGCAGCGAAATCAATATCGACACCTTTCTACTGATTATCTACTTTAttcagtgcacacacacaaacataagtTTTTCTATTATTGTCAGGACCTGAGACATGACCCTCACCCAGGAATACATGATCACTATCCCCTAGCACTACATCCACTCTAAcgtgcatctctctctctctctctctctctctctctctctcacacacacacacacacacacactctctctgtctctctctctctctctctctctctctctctcaaacacaaacacagacatacgcACACCGCCCTGTTCCCCAGTCTAGTTTGTTGCTGCCATCTACTGTCTGGTAAAATCACTGCAGTTAAATCTTTTCAACATTCCAAACTATTTTTATATAAACTTAAATCTACAAACAACagacaaaaatacatacatttaccCCACAGAGATATAGGTTTTACGCCTAATATCTACCGACCATTTTACTATTCACGGCAATGGTATTCATGGTGCGCGGTTAAAAGAGGTCCTACCTTACCGGTTAAATTTCCGGTTGATCACCGGTTAACACTCCACCCAATGTCGTCTGCCCTCTTCTCCCAGCTCCAGGCGCTCCCAAGCTCCTCTCCGTCGCGTGACGTCAACAGCAACGGTTGGAGCTTGAACCGCACTCGTGCTTGTCTCCAGGAGGAATGAGCTTGGCGTGGAGAAGAGAAGGATGCGCGCGGTGACACTATATAGTCTAAGAGAACCGAGATACATATTGCTGCACTATACCGAGCCGGGAAGAAAGAGTTGAACCGTGTTTTGAGGGGAGAACTGACTTAAAATTACTGGGACAGGCGTGGTCTCACGAGAGAGGCGGAAAGATAGAAagcgagatagagagagagaaaccgagagaaagaaagaatacTGGAGGTAAGAGTTGACTTTTCTCTCTATGTCTTAAGGAGGCAGATATTTCTGCTGTGTGTCTCTGACTCATTGCGCAACGACCTAAACCGCTGGATGCTCCAACTCAGTTATACACGCCTGTAGACTATCCTATCACCATCTAGGACAAACTCTCTGGGTAAAAGTAGGCGACGTATTCGCTGGCTTTGTGGATAAAAGGATGCAGGACTTATAGGCAGTGGAAGGTGTAttaacacaagcacacaaacacacacacacagacgtaacACTGTATATAGTGGCACATGGTTGATAGAATGAACGAggtcagacagtcagacagacaaacagaggcaGTAGAGCAGTTCTTTCTTTTTGCTCATCCACCCATTACTAAAGGTTTGAAGCGAGGACACGGCATCGGCATCCGCAtgcccccccccatcctccTTTTTAGCTTTTTGATTCTGACGTGTCAGATGAAcgacccccgccccccctccctccggCGCAGGCCGGGCAGAAGCGGGTACGCTCCACTGGTCAATAAATTCCAAAGCGGAATGGATGAAATGAGCAGAGCTAAACGGGCGCGCTGTCCACTACATACACGCGCATACCCACACGCGCTAGAAGGGATGTCAGGGTCTGTAACCTACAGGATAATGCTAATAGGAAAGGTCATTAGAATGGTTGTGTTATGATGATGCTCCCGCATCAGATTAATTTGGTATTCCCATCAAAGCAAcaacctctgtctctctctcccccactcccttCCATGTTCCTTGGATCTTCCTGGTTCTTAGTGTAATCTGACATATTAAATATCCCTGCCTGCTGAGACAGAGGGGGGATTATTTATTCAACCATGCATTTAGATTCAGCCTTTAGCTGATGTATTCACAGAACTGCCTATTGGTGACTACATTTTCACCAGGCTTGTATCTGTTCTCTGTTTATCTACCTACCTATctttctatctatctatctatctatctatctgtcccTCTTTCCCGCTCCAAttctctctgtatttttctctcaATTCAACTTGGCATAATTGGtgtgggaaacatttgtttacattgccaaagcaagagTCGAAATTAGAGGGAAAAAATGATAATGAAATTATAGTCCTCCGAAACTGATCAAATTTCACACCTGGTTTATGTTTTAGACCCCGCCCACATGAATTCATTTTTCAGAAGAGGCCAAGTTTTTTGATTTAGGGGTCTAGATAATATAAACTTGTCCGTAGGTGATTTACGCCAGGTTACACGTCGATCGGTCATGTCTTCCTAGATGAGTAGTGCTGTAGGCATTTTTAAGACCTCAATCATGGCAGATTGGATCTTGAATTTGTCCCTCCTGTGGAGACAGACatatctaaccctaatcctgaACATCtcacagccctaaccctaaccatctcacagccctaaccctaaccatctcacagccctaaccctaatcctgacTATCTCAAAGCTCTAACTTTAACCCTGACTATCTCACagctctaaccctaatcctgacTATCTCAAAGCTCTAACTTTAACCCTGACTATCTCAcagctctaaccctaaccctgaccatcTCACAGCCCTAACTCTAACCATCtcacagccctaaccctaaccatctcacagccctaactctaacccagACCATTTTAcagctctaaccctaaccctgactaTCTCACagctctaaccctaatcctgacTATCTCACagctctaaccctaatcctgaGTATCTCACagctctaaccctaatcctgacTATCTCACAGCCCTAACCCTGACTATCTCACAGCCCTAACCCTGACTATCTCACagctctaaccctaatcctgacTATCTCAAAGCTCTAACTTTAACCCTGACTATCTCAcagctctaaccctaaccctgactaTCTCACAGAAATGTGTACTTTAATTTGTCTCTGCAGAAACTGAAGAATGACAATAAGAAATGCGAAAATGGTGCtcctacagtatattttaaaaatatagatatttcttatctctctgtctttctctctcttactttctttctctctgacacTGCAGAGATTTGGCCTTAAAATAGCCTCTAATAACTCCCTCTGTCAGGCTCTGCCCCAAATGTGTATCTTATAGTGTCTACATCGGTCTCCATACTGATGTCTTTATACTGTCTATGCCAGTCTATTTACAGATGTCTTTATAGTGTCTACATCAGTCTATTTACAGATGTCTTTATAGTGTCTACATCAGTCTACTTACAGATGTCTTTATAGTGTCTACATCAGTCTACTTACAGATGTCTTTATAGTGTCTACATCAGTCTACTTACAGATGTCTTTATAGAGTCTACATCAGTCTATTTACAGATGTCTTTATAGTGTCTATGTCAGTCTACTTACAGATGTCTTTATAGTGTCTATGTCAGTCTACTTACTGATGTCTTCATAGTCTCTACGCCAGTCTACTTACACATGTCTTTATAGTGTCTACATCAGTCTACTTACACATGTCTTTATAGTGTCTACATCAGTCTACTTACAGATGTCTTTATCGTGTCTCCTTCAGTCTACTTACAGATGTCTTTATAGTGTCTACATCAGTCTACTTACACATGTCTTTATAGTGTCTCCTTCAGTCTACTTACAGATGTCTTTATCGTGTCTATGCCAGTCTACTTACAGATGTCTTTATAGTGTCTATGTCAGTCTACTTACAGATGTCTTTATAGTGTCTACGCCAGTCTACATACAGATGTCATTATAGGGTCTACATCAGTCTACATACAGATGTCTAAACCTTTTCCTCTTCAAGTTTAATTGCTGGCCCCTATCGTTTGACAATTGATACGTGAAGCATTAATTTAAAGTGGGTCCATAATCTCACACCAAGAcgctgtgtgtttatgtgtgtgtgtgtgatataccAGACTGCATTGAAAGCTAAACAATGAGCTCTACCTTCTTCTGCAGATACCGTCCAAATGGACACACCACTGACCTCTAACCTTTGACCTCTGACTCTGATCGCCCTGTGTCGTCCAGCGGCAGCAATGGCCTCATGTGACCTCCCGTACTTCTGTCCTCGCTGTGGGGACGACAAGCGGTTCGGCGATGTGCCCGCACTGCGCTCACACCTGGTCAGCCGGCACACCTACGAGACCCTACTGGTGCTGTCCCAGGCTCGTGCCCGGAGCTCCAGGCCCGGGACCCTGCTCCCACTCCTCAACCACACGGCGGCCCGGCCAGACCACCCTGTCCTGGGCACAGAGCGGGACGGACGGCCCGTCCCCCTGGCCTGTCTGGATCTGGCCTGCTCCTCTGCCTCGGCCCAGCTGCTCAGAGACAT from Esox lucius isolate fEsoLuc1 chromosome 24, fEsoLuc1.pri, whole genome shotgun sequence carries:
- the LOC105006249 gene encoding early growth response protein 1-B; this encodes MLFTEEDLFMSEFEDACSAWVDSVGSENSSTDGTDSDVESPSQQGCVFSPGTDGSDSDFFSDLSDCSSDSISPSLTFTGSFYAEPVPPCSTEALLNMITEIVGICTAEDQATSGSTSLAAPASTELCSPTTEPSSSSYCNPALAEIPAVPTGVVMQTLPTGPVVVKTEVNSSCHFSHPGPDTFPTGSLEQLIPLSGLSLDHQVDVKDLLDSLLLTEIKSESDIKQEPCFMEDWAQNYSVPANGSYVNNSFLELQTGVSAQQQEGACGDLAAFTASLSSSSLDALLASLLPGAFPKSRGVHSTAGGSKATCQSRTGAVKVKPFPCPITGCERRFSRSDELNRHVRIHTGHKPFQCTICLRSFSRSDHLTTHTRTHTGEKPFSCEVCGKRFARSDERKRHGRVHVKQQLKAQMMAAYNLAFPGGV